A genomic window from Salvia miltiorrhiza cultivar Shanhuang (shh) chromosome 5, IMPLAD_Smil_shh, whole genome shotgun sequence includes:
- the LOC130985946 gene encoding BTB/POZ domain-containing protein At5g47800 isoform X2: MKFMKLGSRPDTFYTEEATRAVMSDVPSDLSIKINNITYLVHKYPVVPKCGLLQRLCSEAEADNVTLELDDFPGGEEGLEVCAKYCYGITINLSAHNLASSFCAANYLAMTDAVEPGNLLMKLEAFFSSCILQSWKDPIVTLHNTHMVFDCSENLGIVRRCIESIVDKILTPPNKVTWSYTYTRPGYHKSRHQSVPKDWWTEDISFLNVDMFRCVVAAVKSANALHPQLIGEALHVYACRWMPEIAGEAEAEASTSRQEDRRVLETVVSLIPAERGSVSIRFLLRLLSVANHVGASPATRAELLRLAAVQLEEATLSDLLLLRVDERSHDVELIQTVLESFVRQWKRQVPADERESMKSIRKIGKLIDSYLQVVARDAGVPVHRMACLAEALPGIARPHHDDLYKAINIYLKTRSSCVAF; the protein is encoded by the exons ATGAAGTTCATGAAACTCGGAAGCCGTCCAGACACCTTCTACACAGAGGAGGCAACTAG GGCTGTGATGTCTGATGTACCAAGTGATCTGAGCATCAAGATAAACAACATCACTTATCTTGTCCACAAG TACCCAGTTGTTCCCAAGTGCGGGCTGCTGCAGCGGCTGTGctcggaggcggaggcggacaACGTGACTCTGGAGCTAGACGACTTCCCGGGAGGGGAGGAGGGCTTGGAGGTGTGCGCCAAGTACTGCTACGGCATCACCATCAACCTCAGCGCCCACAACTTGGCCTCCTCTTTCTGCGCCGCCAACTACCTTGCCATGACAGACGCGGTTGAACCGGGTAACTTGCTCATGAAACTCGAGGCTTTCTTCTCTTCTTGCATCCTCCAAAGCTGGAAAGATCCCATTGTTACGCTGCACAACACCCACATGGTTTTTGACTGCTCTGAGAATCTTGGCATTGTCAGAAGATGCATAGAATCCATCGTCGACAAGATTCTCACCCCTCCAAACAAGGTTACATGGTCTTACACCTATACCAGACCGGGCTACCACAAGAGCCGCCACCAATCCGTGCCCAAGGACTGGTGGACAGAGGACATATCGTTTCTCAACGTCGACATGTTCCGTTGCGTAGTCGCCGCCGTCAAGTCCGCCAATGCGCTGCACCCGCAGCTCATCGGGGAGGCGCTGCACGTCTATGCCTGCCGTTGGATGCCGGAGATCGCGGGGGAGGCCGAGGCCGAGGCCTCCACGTCCCGTCAAGAAGACCGTCGCGTCCTTGAGACCGTTGTGAGCCTCATCCCGGCAGAGAGAGGGTCTGTCTCCATCAGATTCCTCCTCCGGCTCCTCAGCGTCGCCAACCATGTGGGAGCGTCGCCTGCCACGAGAGCGGAGCTGCTGAGGCTGGCGGCGGTGCAGCTCGAGGAGGCGACGTTGAGcgatctgctgctgcttcgtGTTGATGAGAGGTCGCACGACGTGGAACTGATTCAGACAGTTTTGGAGAGTTTCGTGCGGCAGTGGAAGAGACAAGTCCCCGCAGATGAGAGGGAATCCATGAAATCGATACGTAAGATTGGGAAGCTCATTGATTCGTACCTGCAAGTGGTCGCCAGAGACGCCGGCGTGCCGGTTCACAGAATGGCGTGTCTGGCCGAGGCTCTGCCGGGAATTGCGCGGCCCCACCATGACGATCTCTATAAGGCGATCAACATTTATCTCAAG ACAAGAAGCAGCTGTGTCGCGTTTTAG
- the LOC130985946 gene encoding BTB/POZ domain-containing protein At5g47800 isoform X1: MKFMKLGSRPDTFYTEEATRAVMSDVPSDLSIKINNITYLVHKYPVVPKCGLLQRLCSEAEADNVTLELDDFPGGEEGLEVCAKYCYGITINLSAHNLASSFCAANYLAMTDAVEPGNLLMKLEAFFSSCILQSWKDPIVTLHNTHMVFDCSENLGIVRRCIESIVDKILTPPNKVTWSYTYTRPGYHKSRHQSVPKDWWTEDISFLNVDMFRCVVAAVKSANALHPQLIGEALHVYACRWMPEIAGEAEAEASTSRQEDRRVLETVVSLIPAERGSVSIRFLLRLLSVANHVGASPATRAELLRLAAVQLEEATLSDLLLLRVDERSHDVELIQTVLESFVRQWKRQVPADERESMKSIRKIGKLIDSYLQVVARDAGVPVHRMACLAEALPGIARPHHDDLYKAINIYLKEHPDLSKADKKQLCRVLDCQKLSPEICGHAVRNERLPLRTVVQLLYFEHEKANSNSRKQVSPDAREPSTSRSEPSFKVRGEESKNSRLELNSREKALITRISHNSHS, from the exons ATGAAGTTCATGAAACTCGGAAGCCGTCCAGACACCTTCTACACAGAGGAGGCAACTAG GGCTGTGATGTCTGATGTACCAAGTGATCTGAGCATCAAGATAAACAACATCACTTATCTTGTCCACAAG TACCCAGTTGTTCCCAAGTGCGGGCTGCTGCAGCGGCTGTGctcggaggcggaggcggacaACGTGACTCTGGAGCTAGACGACTTCCCGGGAGGGGAGGAGGGCTTGGAGGTGTGCGCCAAGTACTGCTACGGCATCACCATCAACCTCAGCGCCCACAACTTGGCCTCCTCTTTCTGCGCCGCCAACTACCTTGCCATGACAGACGCGGTTGAACCGGGTAACTTGCTCATGAAACTCGAGGCTTTCTTCTCTTCTTGCATCCTCCAAAGCTGGAAAGATCCCATTGTTACGCTGCACAACACCCACATGGTTTTTGACTGCTCTGAGAATCTTGGCATTGTCAGAAGATGCATAGAATCCATCGTCGACAAGATTCTCACCCCTCCAAACAAGGTTACATGGTCTTACACCTATACCAGACCGGGCTACCACAAGAGCCGCCACCAATCCGTGCCCAAGGACTGGTGGACAGAGGACATATCGTTTCTCAACGTCGACATGTTCCGTTGCGTAGTCGCCGCCGTCAAGTCCGCCAATGCGCTGCACCCGCAGCTCATCGGGGAGGCGCTGCACGTCTATGCCTGCCGTTGGATGCCGGAGATCGCGGGGGAGGCCGAGGCCGAGGCCTCCACGTCCCGTCAAGAAGACCGTCGCGTCCTTGAGACCGTTGTGAGCCTCATCCCGGCAGAGAGAGGGTCTGTCTCCATCAGATTCCTCCTCCGGCTCCTCAGCGTCGCCAACCATGTGGGAGCGTCGCCTGCCACGAGAGCGGAGCTGCTGAGGCTGGCGGCGGTGCAGCTCGAGGAGGCGACGTTGAGcgatctgctgctgcttcgtGTTGATGAGAGGTCGCACGACGTGGAACTGATTCAGACAGTTTTGGAGAGTTTCGTGCGGCAGTGGAAGAGACAAGTCCCCGCAGATGAGAGGGAATCCATGAAATCGATACGTAAGATTGGGAAGCTCATTGATTCGTACCTGCAAGTGGTCGCCAGAGACGCCGGCGTGCCGGTTCACAGAATGGCGTGTCTGGCCGAGGCTCTGCCGGGAATTGCGCGGCCCCACCATGACGATCTCTATAAGGCGATCAACATTTATCTCAAG GAGCATCCTGATCTGAGCAAAGCAGACAAGAAGCAGCTGTGTCGCGTTTTAGACTGCCAGAAGCTGTCGCCGGAGATATGCGGGCACGCTGTGAGGAACGAGCGGCTGCCGCTGAGAACGGTGGTGCAGCTTCTCTACTTTGAACATGAGAAAGCCAACTCAAACTCCAGAAAGCAGGTGTCTCCCGATGCGAGAGAGCCTAGCACCAGCAGATCGGAACCAAGTTTTAAGGTGAGAGGAGAAGAGAGCAAAAATAGCAGACTTGAGCTCAATTCCAGAGAGAAAGCGTTGATCACAAGAATATCGCACAACTCACACAGCTAA
- the LOC130985947 gene encoding zinc finger protein CONSTANS-LIKE 10-like, with the protein MGRLCDFCGEQRSIIHCRSDAACLCLSCDRNVHSANALSKRHLRTLLCERCHSQPAITRCIQENTSLCQDCNWSGHSAAPASDVEHKRQMINLYSGCPSAADFSRIWSFFSVDKSISNPEPDPMSLEEGEESPSRCELSHADCCTEDTGMEIIAPEAEQIHGGGHVDSLNQKACSPKKDPGPTHETPSQNFYISDTELSLDDYEALFDESRDETQQFFDNGGADSFFGMEDYNTECNVKGVTTKASSSKVETLKQDCSNQLSAESMTSCKSDSNDCVTRPAQSTHSISFSGRTTECNIGDLPESGGFSSVMMEEHQYDIQFSSAIRDDAVLRYKEKRKSRKFDKKIRYASRKERADVRKRVKGRFVKAGDPYDYDPLDLIGGQ; encoded by the exons ATGGGTCGGTTATGCGATTTCTGCGGGGAGCAAAGATCCATAATCCATTGTAGGTCTGATGCTGCTTGCTTATGCTTATCCTGTGATCGGAATGTTCATTCTGCAAATGCTCTTTCGAAGCGCCATTTGAGGACCCTTTTATGTGAAAGATGCCATTCTCAGCCTGCGATAACGAGGTGCATCCAAGAGAACACCTCACTTTGTCAAGACTGCAATTGGTCTGGACATTCTGCTGCACCAGCTTCAGATGTCGAGCATAAGAGACAGATGATAAATTTGTATTCTGGCTGCCCTTCTGCAGCCGACTTTTCAAGGATCTGGTCCTTCTTTTCTGTTGATAAGTCAATTAGCAATCCTGAACCAGATCCTATGAGTcttgaagaaggagaagaaagtCCCTCTCGATGTGAATTGTCGCATGCGGATTGCTGTACAGAAGATACTGGTATGGAGATAATAGCTCCCGAGGCTGAGCAAATTCATGGAGGAGGACATGTAGATTCTCTGAACCAGAAG GCTTGTTCGCCGAAAAAAGATCCTGGACCCACTCACGAAACTCCCTCCCAGAACTTTTATATCTCAGACACTGAGTTGAGTTTAGACGACTATGAAGCACTTTTTGATGAATCTCGTGATGAAACACAACAATTTTTTGACAATGGTGGAGCTGATAGCTTTTTTGGAATGGAAGATTATAACACTGAATGCAACGTTAAGGGTGTGACGACAAAG GCCTCAAGTTCAAAGGTTGAAACATTGAAGCAGGATTGCAGCAATCAATTATCAGCTGAGTCCATGACAAGCTGTAAATCTGATTCAAATGATTGTGTAACAAGACCAGCACAATCTACCCACTCAATCTCCTTCTCAGGCCGGACAACCGAGTGCAACATCGGAGATCTCCCGGAGAGTGGAGGGTTTTCATCAGTAATGATGGAGGAACATCAATATGATATTCAGTTTTCATCAGCTATCAGGGACGATGCAGTGTTACGGTATAAAGAGAAAAGGAAGTCTCGCAA GTTCGATAAAAAAATAAGGTATGCTTCGCGCAAGGAAAGAGCTGATGTGAGGAAGCGTGTGAAGGGCCGTTTTGTAAAAGCTGGAGATCCGTATGATTATGACCCTTTGGACCTGATAGGAGGCCAGTGA